The Roseibium sp. Sym1 nucleotide sequence CTCGGCGTTTGAAGTGGTGTACAAGCACGCGCACGGGAGACGCACCGGCCATCGGACCGGAGAATGATGAGCACATGGCTGAAAACCCATCCGGAAAGAACCCTCCGGCCAGCACGCCGACGGCGACGGCAAGGCCCGCACACGGCAAATTGGCCACGGCCGGCGGCATGATCGGCGGCGGCAATTGGCGCCAGCGGCTGCGACTGGCAAGCGGCCTGATCCTGTTCACGTTCTGCCTCAGCCATTTCTCCAATCATGCCCTTGGCATCATATCCTTCGAGGCAATGGACCAGGCTTCGATCTGGCACTATTGGGTCTGGCGCAGCCCGGTCGGCGAAACAGTGCTGATTGCCGCGGCAATCACCCATGTGCTGCTGGCCCTGTGGCGGACAAGCAAACGGCGCACGCTGAAAATGTCCCGCTGGGAACTCGCCCAGCTGACACTCGGCCTCTATATTCCCTGGCTGCTGATCCCACACATAACCACGACAATGGGCGCCGCATGGGAATTCGGGTTTTCGCCGGTCTACGAGCAGATGCTCACCATTCTGTGGCCGAACCTTGCGCTCAACCAGTCCATACTGCTGCTGGTCGTCTGGACCCACGCCATGATCGGCCTGCATTTCTGGCTGCGGCTTTATCCACTTTACCGGCGCCTCAGGCCGCTGGCCGCCGGCTTCGCGGTCGCCCTTCCCGTCCTTGCAATCTGGGGATGGATCGAAGGGGCGCGGCGTCTGGCGCTCAGCCGCGACGTCACGCTCAAGATCACGCCGGACCAGCAGGCCTGGGTCTATGAGGTGGTGGACCAGTTTCGTGCCGTCGTGTTCGGCCTGATTGCCGTCAGCCTGCTGGCAATCCTGATCCGCTACCTGATCGGCCTAAAGGCACGCAGCCTGTCGGTCACCTATCCCGGCGGGCTCGCCATCAAGGCCCAGCCGGGCGCAACCCTTCTGGAAATCAGCCGCGCGAACGATGTGCCGATTGCCTCGGTCTGCGGCGGCCGGGCCCGCTGCTCCACCTGCAGGGTCAAGGTCCTGGAAGGCGGCGAGTCCCTGGCCGCACCCGGCGTTTCCGAAGCCGCGGTCCTGAAACGGATCGGTGCCGGTGCCGACATACGACTGGCTTGCCAGGTCCGGCCGCAAAACAACATCGCCGTGCAGCCGCTTGTCCCGGTCAAGGCCAGCCTTGCAGCCGGTGAGCACCTCAAGGATGCCTATCACTGGGGCGTCGAACAGGACGTGGTGGTGATGTTCGTGGACCTGCGCAATTTCACCGGCATCACCGAGTCCCAGCTGGCCTACGATGTCGTCTATCTCCTCAACAGCTATCTGGACCAGGCTTCCGAAGCCATTCGTGCCGAGGGCGGCTATGTCGACAAGTTCATCGGCGACGGCATCATGGCGATCTTCGGAATGGATTGCGATCCGGCGACCGGGGCCCGGCAAGCCCTGGAAGCCAGCCGGCGCATCGAAACGGTCATGAAAGCGCTGGACGCGGAAAAGGGCCCGCAATTCCGCGATCCGATCCGGCTGGGAATTGGCCTGCATCTCGGACCAGCCATTCTCGGCAGGATCGGTGCCGCCGGCACCCAGGGCAGCCGGGGCGGACTGACCGCGCTCGGCGACGTGGTCAACACGGCCAGCCGGCTGGAATCTGAAAACAAGGCACATGACAGTTTTCTTGTGGTGTCCAAGGCCGTGATTGACGCTGCGGACGCGCGGATCGACGGTGCGGAAACCGCGGAAATCAAGGTTCGCGGCAAAGAAAAGCCCTTGCGAATCTTTGCCTTGCACAGCTTAGATGACCTCGTGCTGACGGAGGCTGAAGCTGACGGAAGCCGTTGACGCGATTTCTGGAGGAGCCGTGGGCCGCACCTATTCACCGCGTGAAATGCTGGAAAAGCTGATTTCCTTCAACACCGTTTCCGACCGGAGCAATCTTGACCTGATTGCCTTTGTCGAGGACTACCTCGCCGGGTGGGGAGTTGCAACGCAACGGGTCCCGGACCCGACCGGCGAGAAAGCCGGCCTGTTCACGCTGATCGGCCCCTGGACCGAAGGCGGGGCTGTCCTGTCCGCCCACACGGACGTGGTTCCGGTCGCCGGGCAGGACTGGTCCCGCGATCCGTTTACGGCCTGGGAAGACGGGGGCCGGCTTTATGGACGCGGCGCGGCGGACATGAAGGGGTTCGCGGCAACCGTTCTGGCCAAGGTCCCCGATTTCCTGAATGCCGGCTTGCGCGTCCCGATACACATCGCTCTTTCCTATGACGAGGAGACCGGCTGCGACGGTGCGCGCCGGATCATCCCGGTCATGCTGGAACACGCCCCCCGCCCCGCGTTCGTGATTGTCGGCGAACCGACCAGCATGAAGGTGGTTACCGGACACAAGGGCATCACGGTCCTGAGGACGCGGGTCACCGGTCATCCGGTCCATTCCAGCCAGCTGCACCGCGGCGTCTCCGCAATCTCGGTGGCCGCGAAACTGGTCGGTTGGCTGGACGGCAAGACGGCGGAAAACCGCTCGAAAGCCGACCCCGATTGCCCGTTCGAACCGCCCTACACCACCCTTCATTGCGGAACGATTGCCGGCGGACAGGCGCACAACATCACGGCGCAGAGCTGTGAGTTCCTGACCGACATCCGCATGCTGCCCAGCGAATCAGCCGACCAGTGGCGCTCCGCCTACCGGCGGTTCATCGACACGGAGGCCCTGCCCGGCATGCTGGAGGTCTCGGAAAACTGCAGTGTCGAAGTTGAGGAACTCGCCGACGTTCCCGCCCTGGGCGATGAAGACGACGGGCTTGCCGAGACGCTGGCCCGGCGCCTGACGGGTGACAATGCCCGCAACGTGGTTGTCTACGCAACCGAAGGCGGCCTGTTCCAGCATCACGGACTGTCGACAGTGGTTTGCGGGCCGGGATCGATCGACCAGGCTCACCAGCCGGACGAATTTATCGAGCTATCCCAACTGGACCGCTGTGCCGCTTTTCTGGACAGACTGGTTGACAGTTTGTCGCATTTGACAGCTGAACAGGTTTGAACACAGGCAGTTACGGTGTCATAGTTCAAATTGACAGTGTGGATGCCCTGCCTGGCAGGGACATCGGGTCCGAAACTGATATTCCGGAAAACGGAAACAACGAGGGGACTATGAACAAGAAAACCTATGTGATCGCCGCTGCTCTACTTGCAGTGGGAGCAGGATCGGCTGCGCAGGCCGAAACACTCAAATTCGCCTTTCAGGGAACCCTGAATGCGCTCGATCCCTACAGCTTGAACGAAACGTTCACGTTGTCCTCGCTGGGCAATACCTATGAAGGCCTGACACGCCGGGGCTCGGATCTTGCCATCGAGCCGGCGCTTGCCGAAAGCTGGGAAGTGATCGAACCGACCCGTTGGCGCTTTCATTTGCGCAAGGGCGTAAAGTTCCATAACGGCAGCGATTTTACCGCAGAAGATGTCGCCTTTTCGGTCGACCGCGTGCGCTCGGAAGGCTCGGACCTGACCACGCGCGTGCCTGCCGATGCCAAGGTGGAAATCGTCGACGACTATACGGTCGACTTCGTTCTCAACAGCCCGAACCCGATCCTGCACTACGAGTGGGACACGTTCTACATCATGGACAAGGAGTGGACGACCGAGAACGACGCGGTCAAGGTCACTTCCGCCTCCGACACCACCCCGAACTACGCCGCGCTCAACGCCAATGGCACCGGGCCGTTCAAGATCACCAGCCACGAAGCCGGCGTGAAGACGGTTTATGAGAAAAACGATGGCTGGTGGGACGAAGCCAAGCACAATCTCGACACGGTCGAGTTCACGCCGATCGGATCCGACGCAACCCGCGTTGCGGCCTTGCTGTCCGGCGAGATGGACATGGTCTATCCGGTTCCCGTGCAGGACATCAAGCGCATCAACGACAATGCCGGCACGGTTGCTCTGACCGGACCGGAGCTCAGGACCATTTTCCTTGGCATGGACCAGATGCGCGACGAGCTGCTCTATTCCGATGTCAAGGGCAAGAACCCGATGAAGGACGCCCGCGTCCGCAAGGCGTTCTACCAGGCGATCGACATCGAGGCGATCAAGAAGAAGGTCATGCGCGACCTGTCAACGCCGTCCGCGATCATGGTTTCGCCGTTCCTGTTCTCCAAGGCCGGTGAGTTCGAACGCTATCCCTATGATCCGGAAGCCGCCAAGGCGCTGCTTGCCGAAGCCGGGTATCCGGACGGGTTCTCGATCGGCATGGACTGCCCGAACGACCGCTACGTCAATGACGAGGCGATCTGTCAGGCCGTTGCCGCGATGCTGGCGCGCATCAACGTGAAGGTGGATCTGAACGCACAACCGAAGGCGAAATACTTTGCCAAGATCCTGGCGTCGGGCGGCTACGACACGTCCTTCTACCTGCTCGGCTGGACACCCGGCTCACTCGACAGCTGGAACGTCCTGTCGAACCTGATGAACTGCCGTGACGAAGCCGGCAAGGGTTCACCGTTCAACAATGGCGGTTTCTGCGATGAAAAGATCGACAGCCTGACCGCGGAAATCCTGGTCGAGAACGACCCGGAAAAGCGCGACGAACTCATCGCCGAAGCCTTCAAGATCAGTCATGACAACGCCTATTACATCCCGCTGCACCAGCAGGGGCTGGCCTGGGGCGTTGCCGACGATATCGAGCTGGTCCAGCGCGCCGACAACCAGTTCAAGTTCCGTTTCGTGACCAAGAACTGACCCGGCAAACCTGGCCATCGACGCTCCCGGCCACGCCGGGGGCGTATTTTCATTCTAGATTGCAAAGAGCCGAGATGATTGGATTTGCGACGCGCCGCATCCTGCAGGCGATGATTGTCATGCTGGTGGTCGCCCTGCTTGCCTTCACCATGTTCCGCTTTGTCGGCGATCCGATCAACCAGATGGTCGGCATTGAAACCTCCATCGAGGAACGCGAGGCCTTGCGGGAACGCCTGGGTCTGAACGACCCGATCCCGGTACAGTTCATCCGGTTCATTTCCAACGCGGCCCAGTTCGATTTCGGCACGTCCTACCAGTTCCGGCAGCCGGTATCGGAACTGTTCGCCAAACGGATCCCGGCAACGCTGGAGCTCAGTTTCGCCTCGGCCCTGTTCGCCCTCGTGGTCGGCATTCCCATGGGCATCTATGCCGGTCTCAACCGGGAATCGCCGATATCAAAGCTGTTCCTGTCGGTCTCCCTTGTCGGCATCTCGTTGCCGACCTTCTTCATCGGCATCCTGCTGATCTTCCTGTTCTCCGTAACCCTGCAGTGGCTGCCCAGCTTCGGGCGCGGCGAGACCGTGCAGATCGGCTCCTGGTGGACCACCGGTTTCCTGACCGTGTCGGGTCTCAAGGCGCTGATCCTGCCGTCGATCACGCTCGGTCTCTACCAGATGACGCTGATCATGCGCCTGATCCGCGCGGAGATGCTGGAAGTCATCCGCACCGACTACATCAAGTTCGCCCGTGCCCGCGGCCTGCCGGACAGGCTGGTCAATTTCCGGCACGCCCTGAAAAACACGCTGGTCCCCGTCATCACCATCACGGGTCTGCAGCTCGGCTCGATCATCGCCTTCGCGACCATCACCGAAACCGTGTTCCAGTGGCCGGGCATGGGCCTGATGTTCCTGCAGGCCGTCCAGAACGTCGATATTCCGATCATGTCCGCCTATCTGCTGCTGACCGCCTTTCTGTTCGTGGCGATCAATTTCATCGTCGACATCCTCTATTTCCTGATCGATCCGCGGCTGCGGGTCGGCCGGCCCTAAGGGAGGCACACGCGCATGCCAACCGTCTCCAGCAACGACACCAGGGCCGCCGAACAGGGTCGCCTCAAGAAGATCGTCGACAGTGACCTGTTCCATTCCTTCCTGAAATCGAAAATCACCGTCGTGGCCGCCTGCGGCACGCTGATCCTGTTCCTGCTGGCCTTTTTGGCGCCCTGGATTGCGCCACATG carries:
- a CDS encoding adenylate/guanylate cyclase domain-containing protein — protein: MAENPSGKNPPASTPTATARPAHGKLATAGGMIGGGNWRQRLRLASGLILFTFCLSHFSNHALGIISFEAMDQASIWHYWVWRSPVGETVLIAAAITHVLLALWRTSKRRTLKMSRWELAQLTLGLYIPWLLIPHITTTMGAAWEFGFSPVYEQMLTILWPNLALNQSILLLVVWTHAMIGLHFWLRLYPLYRRLRPLAAGFAVALPVLAIWGWIEGARRLALSRDVTLKITPDQQAWVYEVVDQFRAVVFGLIAVSLLAILIRYLIGLKARSLSVTYPGGLAIKAQPGATLLEISRANDVPIASVCGGRARCSTCRVKVLEGGESLAAPGVSEAAVLKRIGAGADIRLACQVRPQNNIAVQPLVPVKASLAAGEHLKDAYHWGVEQDVVVMFVDLRNFTGITESQLAYDVVYLLNSYLDQASEAIRAEGGYVDKFIGDGIMAIFGMDCDPATGARQALEASRRIETVMKALDAEKGPQFRDPIRLGIGLHLGPAILGRIGAAGTQGSRGGLTALGDVVNTASRLESENKAHDSFLVVSKAVIDAADARIDGAETAEIKVRGKEKPLRIFALHSLDDLVLTEAEADGSR
- the argE gene encoding acetylornithine deacetylase translates to MGRTYSPREMLEKLISFNTVSDRSNLDLIAFVEDYLAGWGVATQRVPDPTGEKAGLFTLIGPWTEGGAVLSAHTDVVPVAGQDWSRDPFTAWEDGGRLYGRGAADMKGFAATVLAKVPDFLNAGLRVPIHIALSYDEETGCDGARRIIPVMLEHAPRPAFVIVGEPTSMKVVTGHKGITVLRTRVTGHPVHSSQLHRGVSAISVAAKLVGWLDGKTAENRSKADPDCPFEPPYTTLHCGTIAGGQAHNITAQSCEFLTDIRMLPSESADQWRSAYRRFIDTEALPGMLEVSENCSVEVEELADVPALGDEDDGLAETLARRLTGDNARNVVVYATEGGLFQHHGLSTVVCGPGSIDQAHQPDEFIELSQLDRCAAFLDRLVDSLSHLTAEQV
- a CDS encoding ABC transporter substrate-binding protein: MNKKTYVIAAALLAVGAGSAAQAETLKFAFQGTLNALDPYSLNETFTLSSLGNTYEGLTRRGSDLAIEPALAESWEVIEPTRWRFHLRKGVKFHNGSDFTAEDVAFSVDRVRSEGSDLTTRVPADAKVEIVDDYTVDFVLNSPNPILHYEWDTFYIMDKEWTTENDAVKVTSASDTTPNYAALNANGTGPFKITSHEAGVKTVYEKNDGWWDEAKHNLDTVEFTPIGSDATRVAALLSGEMDMVYPVPVQDIKRINDNAGTVALTGPELRTIFLGMDQMRDELLYSDVKGKNPMKDARVRKAFYQAIDIEAIKKKVMRDLSTPSAIMVSPFLFSKAGEFERYPYDPEAAKALLAEAGYPDGFSIGMDCPNDRYVNDEAICQAVAAMLARINVKVDLNAQPKAKYFAKILASGGYDTSFYLLGWTPGSLDSWNVLSNLMNCRDEAGKGSPFNNGGFCDEKIDSLTAEILVENDPEKRDELIAEAFKISHDNAYYIPLHQQGLAWGVADDIELVQRADNQFKFRFVTKN
- a CDS encoding ABC transporter permease, producing the protein MIGFATRRILQAMIVMLVVALLAFTMFRFVGDPINQMVGIETSIEEREALRERLGLNDPIPVQFIRFISNAAQFDFGTSYQFRQPVSELFAKRIPATLELSFASALFALVVGIPMGIYAGLNRESPISKLFLSVSLVGISLPTFFIGILLIFLFSVTLQWLPSFGRGETVQIGSWWTTGFLTVSGLKALILPSITLGLYQMTLIMRLIRAEMLEVIRTDYIKFARARGLPDRLVNFRHALKNTLVPVITITGLQLGSIIAFATITETVFQWPGMGLMFLQAVQNVDIPIMSAYLLLTAFLFVAINFIVDILYFLIDPRLRVGRP